A window of Equus przewalskii isolate Varuska chromosome 18, EquPr2, whole genome shotgun sequence contains these coding sequences:
- the ROPN1 gene encoding ropporin-1A, whose protein sequence is MPQTDKQICIPPELPELLKQFTKAAIRTQPEDLIQWAADYFGAMSHGEIPPVRERSERVTLSNWAELTPELLKILHSRVAGRLIINADELAQMWKVLSLPTDLFNSVMNVGRFTEEIEWLKFLALACSSLGVTIAKTLKIVCEVLSSDHDSGPPRIPFSTFQFLYTYIAEVDGEISASHVGRMLNYIEQEVIGPDGLIRVNDFTQNPRVRLE, encoded by the exons ATGCCTCAGACAGATAAGCAAATATGCATCCCCCCGGAGCTGCCGGAATTGCTGAAGCAATTTACCAAAGCCGCCATCCGGACCCAGCCGGAGGACCTCATCCAGTGGGCTGCGGA ttattTTGGGGCTATGTCCCATGGAGAGATTCCTCCAGTGAGAGAGCGGTCTGAGCGAGTCACTCTGTCTAACTGGGCAGAGCTTACACCTGAGCTGTTGAAGATCCTGCATTCTCGG GTTGCTGGTAGACTGATCATCAACGCAGATGAGCTGGCCCAGATGTGGAAGGTGCTGAGTCTCCCAACAGATCTGTTTAATAGTGTGATGAATGTGGGCCGCTTCACGGAGGAGATTGAGTGGCTGAAGTTTCTAGCCCTTGCTTGCAGCTCTCTCGGAGTT ACCATTGCCAAGACTCTCAAGATAGTGTGTGAAGTTTTATCATCTGACCATGATAGCGGGCCTCCCCGGATCCCTTTTAGCACCTTCCAGTTTCTCTATACATATATTGCTGAAGTGGACGGGGAGATCTCTGCGTCACACGTCGGGAGAATGCTTAACTACATCGAACAGGAAGT aatTGGTCCTGATGGCTTAATCAGGGTGAATGACTTTACCCAGAATCCCAGAGTTCGGCTGGAGTAA